The genomic region TGCGCTATGATGCCGCCACTTAAACTCTGTAAATTCAAGGTAATGCCAGATATCCATAGTAATAAGGAAATCAGATTAAACCCCAGTAATACCACAAGTAGCCAGTAAATATTCAACGTGGAAGATTCGCTTACCGCCTGGCTTGCTGCCAAAGCACCCAGGATCATCGCTATGATCAAACCAATTCGGCGTGCGCGAATAAACTGTTGATTCGGTTGCCGTAGCTTATTTCCCAGTGCATTTTCGTAAATCAGATGATTGGCACGAATTTTCAATTGATGGATAAATTCAGGATAACTAAAATCGCTGCTTGTAGAGCCGGGCATATTCTTGATGCTGGCATAAGATAGTTCCTCTCCTCTGATTGATTCGATTTTGCGTAATTGCTCAATTCGCACCAGATCAGAAAACGTATATTTTTTTACTGACATTGCGCGATCAATTCCAGACAAATAAAATAATCAAAAGGTTGTGGTTTATAGCGAATGAAAGATTCACAAGTATTCAAAAAATTAACCTAAATTTTCAGCAAAAAATTGCTGGAAAACAAGCTAAAATTGATCATCGCATCATTCAAAATAATGGCAGGAAAATTCCATGAAGCCGGTTGCAATTTTTAGACATTTACCCATCGAAGGGCCGGGCTATTTTGCCACATTTCTCGACAACAATCATATTCCTTGGCGCTTAATTAAAATTGATGCAGGTGAAAAACTACCCAACGGCATCGATGAATTCAGCGGTTTAGTATTTATGGGTGGACCCATGAGCGTCAACGACGATTTACCCTGGATCAAATCGTCGCTGTCATTGATTCGCCAAGCGGTTACTGAGGAGATGCCGGTATTGGGTCATTGTTTGGGGGGGCAATTGATGGCCAAGGCGCTGGGTGGCATTGTCAAAGCCAGTCCGGTAAAGGAAATGGGGTGGGGTAAAGTCACCGTGCCTGATCATCACATTGCGCGGGAATGGTTCGGTGATCTAACCACTTTCAACTCTTTTCATTGGCATGGTGAAGCTTTCAGTCTACCTCAAGGTGCTACGGGTATCTTATCCAGTCCATATTGTGAAAATCAAGCTTTTGCGCTCGGGATACATTTAGGCATGCAGTGCCATGTCGAAATGACAGAACGTTTAGTGCGAGATTGGTGCAGCGTGGCTGCAGAGGAGCTTGCCAGCTTAAACGAAGCATCAGTGCAGTCAATAGATGAAATTGAAAAAAACTTGCCTGAGCGCGTGGCGGCATTAAATTCGGTAGCTGATGGCCTGTACAAAAAATGGATTGCACATTTGAAATAATTTGTGAAGATTGTTTGTTATCAAGTCTTTCCTGGAATATTTACATTTTTAATCAATCGGTAAAGTGCTACACATTTGATTGAGATCCAACAACGATTCGCCGTTATTCATTTTTCTGTCGCTTTCTGATCCGCTATCTGCGTTTCAATAGGTAGTGTTACTATACGGGCTTTAATAATAATTTTCGAAGGATTAGTACTAACATGTTTTCGCAGAAACACACTATAGAAAATATCGACCCGGATTTGTGGCGAGCAATTAAAGGCGAAGT from Nitrosomonas ureae harbors:
- a CDS encoding type 1 glutamine amidotransferase; the protein is MKPVAIFRHLPIEGPGYFATFLDNNHIPWRLIKIDAGEKLPNGIDEFSGLVFMGGPMSVNDDLPWIKSSLSLIRQAVTEEMPVLGHCLGGQLMAKALGGIVKASPVKEMGWGKVTVPDHHIAREWFGDLTTFNSFHWHGEAFSLPQGATGILSSPYCENQAFALGIHLGMQCHVEMTERLVRDWCSVAAEELASLNEASVQSIDEIEKNLPERVAALNSVADGLYKKWIAHLK